A window of Thermoproteus sp. genomic DNA:
TAAGTCATTCGTTGCCTCGACATGGCCCGCCTGGCTCGTTACTATAGAGAATACGGCGTTAGGATGGTGCGGGGCTATATGCAGTACCTTTGGGACGACAAAGGCGTTCGGTATATAGACTGCAATACAAACCACGGAGTAGCCTTTCTGGGCCACGCAAATCCGTATATAGTCGAGGCGGTTAGGAGGCAGATAGAAGAGGTCTGGACAGTGCCGCTGAACTTCGCGACCCCCGCCAGAGAGAAATTCGTAGAGGCCTTCTCTAAGCTACTCCCGGCAAAATTCGGCATGATCTTCCTCCAAAACACAGGCACCGAGGCCGTCGAGACCGCCATAAAGATGGCCAAAAAGATCACGAGGAGGCCCACCATAGTGGCCTTCACAAACAGCTTCCACGGCCGCACCATGGGCTCCCTCTCGATCACTTGGAACGAGGCGTACCGCAAGGCCTTCGAGCCCCTATATCCCCATGTTAGATTTGGGAAGTTCAACGTAATCGCTGACGTCGAGAAGATAATAGGCGAAGACGTCTGTTGTGTGGTGGTAGAGCCGATACAGGGCGAGGGAGGCGTCAATCCGGCCACCCCCGAGTTCTTGAAGGCATTGAGGGAAGAGACGTCGAGGAAAGGCGCGCTTTTGGTCTTCGATGAGATTCAGACTGGCTTCGGCAGGACTGGAGCCGTCTGGGCCTTTCAGAAATACGGAGTGGAGCCGGACATATTTACCGCAGGCAAGGCGCTGGGCGGAGGCCTCCCGATAGGGGTAGTAGTAGCTAAGGAGGAGTTCGGCGACGTCTTCGAGCCGGGCGAACACGGCTCCACTTTTGCTGGAAACGCCGTAGTTATGGCCGCCGCGGCGGCGGCCTCGGAGCTCTTATTGAAAGACGACGTGCCCGCGAAGGCGGAGGCCATGGGCCGCGAGCTCGCAAAGGCTCTTTCAGAACACGGGTCTAGAATCGGGCTGAGAGTCAAGGGCATGGGCTTGATGTTGG
This region includes:
- a CDS encoding aspartate aminotransferase family protein; the protein is MARLARYYREYGVRMVRGYMQYLWDDKGVRYIDCNTNHGVAFLGHANPYIVEAVRRQIEEVWTVPLNFATPAREKFVEAFSKLLPAKFGMIFLQNTGTEAVETAIKMAKKITRRPTIVAFTNSFHGRTMGSLSITWNEAYRKAFEPLYPHVRFGKFNVIADVEKIIGEDVCCVVVEPIQGEGGVNPATPEFLKALREETSRKGALLVFDEIQTGFGRTGAVWAFQKYGVEPDIFTAGKALGGGLPIGVVVAKEEFGDVFEPGEHGSTFAGNAVVMAAAAAASELLLKDDVPAKAEAMGRELAKALSEHGSRIGLRVKGMGLMLGLELRVKADQFIRPLLDMGVLALTAGMNVLRFLPPYMITKEDVEKIGLAVSSVLRGTTN